One genomic segment of Flagellimonas marinaquae includes these proteins:
- a CDS encoding XdhC family protein, producing MRELDMIISKYQELRLQEIRCILATVVHVEGSSYRRAGARMLVDEYGNITGAISGGCLEGDALRKALFALDLQENKLVTYDTSDEDDAVIGAQLGCNGIIQVLFEPINYTDRHNPCELLRTVAEQEVPMAVSVVFNLDKSQQQLGTSLVTDENQAVSGQQLPDDLQQALLVKSREVINENASCFAELTTEEKTDFVFIQIQQPPVKLILVGAGNDAQILAQQADLLGWKVTVTDGRPTHANKKRFVGSCQVIVTKPEETLKNINIDQRTCLVLMSHNYNYDLAVLKLLLGNAETPYIGILGPLKKYNRMLNELLDEDIEVSKEDLAKIHAPVGLEIGSETPAEIGLAILAEIQSVLTNKGARPLKQKTEPIHDTKQNQFQKITL from the coding sequence ATGAGAGAGTTGGACATGATCATATCAAAGTATCAAGAGCTCAGGTTGCAAGAAATCCGTTGCATTTTGGCCACCGTAGTACATGTTGAGGGCTCATCATATCGGAGAGCCGGTGCACGAATGTTGGTGGACGAATATGGAAATATCACAGGAGCTATAAGTGGAGGTTGTTTGGAAGGTGATGCGCTCAGAAAAGCACTTTTTGCATTGGACCTACAGGAAAACAAATTGGTCACATACGATACCAGCGATGAGGATGATGCGGTAATCGGTGCACAATTGGGCTGTAATGGAATTATTCAAGTCTTGTTCGAGCCCATTAATTATACCGATAGGCATAATCCCTGTGAGCTATTGAGAACTGTTGCCGAACAGGAAGTTCCAATGGCGGTGTCTGTTGTTTTTAATTTGGATAAATCCCAACAACAACTGGGAACCAGTTTGGTTACGGATGAAAATCAGGCAGTTTCAGGACAGCAGCTTCCCGATGATTTACAACAAGCTTTGCTTGTTAAAAGTAGAGAGGTCATCAATGAAAATGCATCTTGTTTTGCAGAGCTCACAACGGAAGAGAAAACAGATTTTGTGTTCATCCAAATCCAACAACCCCCAGTAAAATTGATTTTGGTAGGAGCAGGGAACGATGCCCAAATCCTGGCGCAACAGGCTGATTTGTTGGGATGGAAAGTAACCGTTACCGATGGTAGACCAACACACGCCAATAAAAAACGTTTTGTCGGATCATGTCAAGTTATTGTTACTAAACCAGAAGAAACACTAAAAAACATCAATATAGATCAACGCACTTGTTTAGTGTTGATGAGCCATAATTATAATTATGACCTAGCGGTACTCAAGTTATTGCTTGGAAATGCAGAGACACCATATATCGGTATCCTTGGGCCGTTAAAAAAGTACAATCGTATGCTTAACGAGCTTTTGGATGAAGATATTGAAGTGTCAAAGGAAGATCTAGCCAAAATCCATGCACCCGTAGGGTTGGAAATAGGCTCAGAGACCCCAGCCGAAATCGGATTAGCCATTTTGGCTGAGATTCAGAGTGTATTGAC